The genomic segment CAAAGGCCTACAGGTCTCCGACGATGAGTTTCAAGCGCTCAATATCAAACCCGGTAAGTTTCATGGCGATTGGAACTATACGCTTCTTCCTCGCTCTTAATCGGTAACTTAATTCTTGCCCATGCCTAACTCCGCCAACCACCGTACAGGTGGTGTTTGACAACACATCGTATACGCTGACCTCCACGCCCGCCCAGATGGTCGATTTGCTGCTTTCCACGTTTGCCAACGCGGTGCATAAGAACCAGGAGCTTCAACACGCATACCTTCTTGAGGAACAATCTCGTCAATCGATCCAACGCTTAAACCACCAACTGAGGGATTCAGAGGCAAACTATCGCGCGCTGCTGCAAAGTCACCCCGATGGTATAGTCGTGGTGGATCGAGACAACCTCATCCAATTCGTCAATTCCACCGCTGAGATCATGTTACAACGGCCAGCCCAGACACTCCTGAATACGAAACTGGATTTTCCTGTGATCGTCAATGAAGCAGGAGAGGTGTCGGTGCTCGGTACGGCAGCGGAACTCATCATTGCCGAGATCCGCGTCAGCGCAACAGTCTGGGAAGGTGCTCCTTCCTCCTTAATGACTTTCAGTGACATCAGTAAGCGCAAACGGACAGAGGATGCACTCCGACGCGCGAAAGAGGAAGCGGAAGCCATAACTCAAGCCAAAGCAGAGGCTCTCGCTACGATGAGCCATGAAATCCGTACGCCACTGAACGGGATTATCGGGATGGCGGATCTGCTCTCACTGACGCCTCTTACCGAAGAGCAAAGTGATTTCTCACAGAGAATCAAAACCAATGCCCATTCGCTGCTCAACATCGTGAACCAAACCCTTGATCTCTCCAAGATCGAGGCGCGGAAACTCACGTTGGAGGTATTGGATTTTGATGTGCACACGACACTCGACAGTGTCAGCGAGATCTTTACCAAGGAATGCACCGACAAAAACATCGATATCGCCATCATTATTAGCCATGATGTTCCCTCAATGTTAGGCGGCGATCCAGGGCGGTTACGACAGATCCTCACGAACCTGATTGGGAACGCAGTGAAGTTTACTGAGAACGGCGAAGTGGTCATACGCGTATCGGTCGTTGAAGACACAGACAGTTGGGCGTTACTCCATTTCGCGGTCAGTGATACCGGGATCGGCATCGCGGCGGACCAGATCGACTGCCTTTTTCAGTCTTTCACGCAAGTAGACGCCTCTCTGAGTCGGAAATACGGAGGGACCGGCTTAGGCCTCGCCATCAGCAAACAATTGGCCGAACTGATGGGCGGCGAGATCGGCGTCGATAGTGAATTGGGTAAAGGGAGCATGTTCTGGTTCACCGCTCGGTTCGAGAAGCGTCCGGCAAAACCAGTCACCCAAGTACCAGATTTGGGAGCGGTGTATGGGGCTCACGTACTAGTGGTTGAAGCGAACCCAACCACCAGTGCCACTCTCGCCTCTCATCTTGCCTCGTGGGGCATTACCACAGAAACCGCAACGACCGCAGCCCAAGCTTTGACACTCCTGAATACTCCAGTCGAGAAACAGGAACCATTCGCGGCAGCCATTATCGATCAGAGTGTCCCAGACATTGATGGCTTTGCATTCGCCCAGGCGGTGCGCGCACGTAAGATATTCAATGACCTCCGCCTTGTGATGATTCCCACGGTTGGTCAACGGGGAGATGGTGCCCAAGCTCACGAAGTCGGCATACAAGCCTATCTCACAAAGCCATTGCGCCGATCACAACTGTTGAAATGTTTAGGTACGGTCCTTGCCCCAGCCATGATGGCGTCTGAAGAACCACTTCCTCTCGTCACCCGACATACGCTCGCAGAAGCAGAGCAGAGACCTCTGGTGCTCGTCGTCGATGACAATATCGACAACCAATCCGTCGCCGTCCGTTTCTTGAAACACCTGGGGTACTCCGCAGACGTGGCCAACAACGGTCAAGAGGCACTGGAAGCACTGGCGACAAAGACGTACGCCGCGGCATTAATGGATTGTCAAATGCCGGTCATGAACGGATTCACTGCAACCATGCAGATCCGCCAACGCGAAGGCGAGAGTGGGGTCCACGTGCCCATCATTGCTCTCACCGCCAATCCCACAGACACGAATCGTGAACGCTGCTTGCAAGCGGGAATGGATGATTTCTTGAGTAAACCCCTTCAACAGGACACCCTTGAAGTGATCCTTAAGAAATGGACGACACGAAAGCCGCAGCCCGAACCAGATTCTGTCATTGGTCAGGAGTGGCCATCACTCCCCGTGAACAGTCAACGCAGCCGTATCCTGGTCGTTGAAGACAATGAAACCGGCCAAATGATCGCGACACGACTCCTCAACAGCTTGGGCTATAAAGAGGTTGATATAGTCGCTAGCGGGCAACAAGCATTGGATGCGGTCGCCAGTCATCCCTATGCGGTTGTTCTCATGGATTATCAGTTACCAGAGATGGATGGGGTCACCGCAACCGCCTATATTCGGGCGTATGACCGCCAACAAAGCACCCATACCCCGATCATTGCGTTGACCGCTCGCGTCGGGGAACGCACCCGTTCTCAGTTTTTGGGAGTTGGCATGGACGAATACCTTATCAAACCTTTCACACGGGACGAACTCCGCGCCGCGATTGAGCCATGGCTGCAGGGGGCTCCGGCGCAAGATCCGGCCCCAGTTTCTCGTGTTGAGGAAAACCTCACTGTCTGAGACAACATTCGTAACATCACTTCATGTTCTGTAGAATCGGGGAGATTTTGAAGAGAGCAAGCTGCGTTACAACTTGCTCTCAAGGCTCCAATGCTTGTGCATAGAGAAAAAGAGAATTTCTTTGGCACCGTTAACCTGAGCAACGCCCTTCGAGACCAAGCCTGCTCCTGCAGTCAGTAAGCGGCTCTCATAGCCGGAGAAATTTCCGTCCCAGTCGCGGGCAACGTTCGCCAGGTGGGATAACCGTGACGACTCGATGTCGGTCGTGTGCAACGCGAGCATGGTTCGCCAGTGTTGCAGAACAGTTTCGTGTTCTCCCCAGCGTGTTCCGCAGCACGGACTTTTTTCAATTGCACCGAAGCTTTGAGCGCAACATCAACCCACAGCAATAATCGGTCTGGTCCTTCACTTTTGTCGTGATACCCTTGGATCGCTAACGCTTTGAGCATGTCGCGAGGGGGATGTTCTCCTGAATACCCCGTTTGCAAGACAATCTTCACATCCTCGTCGAGTTTACGGATTTCTTGAATAAGCTGCTCCCCGTTCATCTGTGGCATCAGGTAATCTCCCAGCACCAGATGAACCATGCCGGATCGGAACAGGGATAACGCTTCGCTCCCACTATCGGCAGTGATGACAGAGTGTCCTTCCCGTTCCAAAAGGTACTTCGTAGAGATACGGATCTCTTCTTGATCATCGACCACAAGGATGGTGAAGCCCGAAGAAGGAGTTGAGGTGTGTCTACGTTCCATCCGTTCCTACCTTTGCTCTTATCGTGCCATGAAGCCTATACGTCAGAAAATCTTATGTTTCTCGCTTGTTTGTTGTAGAAAGCTCAACGAACGACAGCAACAGCATATCTCCATAACTACAGCAGAGGATTTCTCTACTCCTTTTGAAGAAAGGCCGGCCCTCATTTTCCATAGGCTCTGTCGCACCAGACATCTCTGCCTTCCATTTGCACTTCTATGAAGCCAAGCACTATTCCCATGAAACAGTGGTATTCTTTCCCGGTAATACCTATAAACCAGGAGATAGGATTTCGCGTCATCCATTTTTTGCTGTCCACGTTTTGCACATTTTCAGGAGGAAACCGCTATGCCCTCTTCATTCCTTCGCTTTCACGTTTTCTTTCTTCTCTGTATTGTGCTCACAGTTAGGATTCCTCCCTCTCATGCTGATGACAGTGTCACACGTGAGCATCAAGTCCACGATCTGGTAAACGCTCATCGGACAGCAATGGGTTTAGCTCCTTTCACGTACAACGAAGAGGTTGCCGTTGTTGCTCGCCAACACAGTCAAAACATAGCGAAGGGAATCGTTGGGCACGGGCACGCAGGTGCAGACGAACGTGGACAGATGTTACTGCGCATTATTCCGTACGTTGAGTTTGGCGAGAATGTCGGTGGGAACAACCATAGTGCCGCATCGACCGCGAAAGCCGCAGTCACCGGCTGGTTAAACAGCCCGCACCATCGAGAGAATATCGAGGGAAACTTCGATACTACCGGCATAGGAATCGCACGCGGCGGCTCGACATTCTTCTTCACGCAGATCTTCCTCAAGACGCAACGCGGATCGCGAAGCCCAATCAATACCCACCGTCCACAGGAACGCCCTCGCATACAGCCATATACTGCGGAAGAGGAACCAGCCGAAAGGCCTCGACGACAACAACGAGCGTATGTGCCTGCTCCTGAGCGAGAGGAAAGCGATCCACGAAAACGGCCTGGGCGTAAACGCGTCCGAGGAGGGTACGTGCAGGACCTTGAAGAAGATAACTAAGTGTTACGAACTCTCCTGCAACCTCTGCGTATGTGGGAGATTGCGTAAGTCGTCCCAAGATGAAATCTTTCGCTCATGCGCTATTTCCTGGGGATAATGCCGAATGCCAGAAACTGTTGATGCCAAGAAACAAAAGCCTGCGAAACCCTCAGTCTGGAAATCGTTTAGTCAGCCTGCAGCATGGACCATGTTTTACTTCGGATTCGCGTCCGGCTTGCCGTTTTTGTTGGTTGCAGGAACCTTAGCGTATTGGCTGAAGGAACATGGAATCGCGCTCAAGGAAATCACCTGGATCGCGAGCGCCGGGATGACCTATGCACTGAAGTTTCTGTGGGCGCCGTTACTCGACAATATGCAAGTGCCGGTGCTGGCCAAACTCGGTCGTCGCCGCAGTTGGTTGTTGTTGGCACAAATCGGTGTCGTCATCGGCCTTGTCGCAATGGCGTGGATCACCCCAACGTATCTTGGCTTGTTCGTGGCCTTCACCCTCCTACTCGCGTTTGCGGGAGCAACGCAGGATATTGCGGTTGATGCCTACCGTATCGAGATCGCACCGGTTGAAGATCAGGGGGCACTCACAGCGGTGTACTCGCTCGGATACCGGATCGCGTTGGTCATTACCGGTATGGTGGCGCTGCTGTTAGCAGATCATATTTCCTGGAGTGCCGTCTATCAGCTCATGGCGGTGCTGATGCTGCTCCCGATCGTGGCGAATTTACGGGCACGAGAGCCGGCATACGTTCGTAAAGTATCAACCACGTGGCGGCAAACAATGCAAGCCAGTGTCATCGAGCCGTTCACTGATTTTTTCTCTCGCTACGGTTGGCAAACTGCGAGCTTACTCTTGCTCTTCATCTTGCTCTTCAAAGTTCCTGAGCAAGCGTTGGTCGGCGGGATCATGAGTCCGTTCTATCTGGACATGGGCTTTACCAAAACGCAGATCGGCACTATCACAAAACTCTATGGAGTGTGGGTTGGCATTGCTGGTGTCTTTGCGGGCGGCATCGCAATAGCGCGTTGGGGAGTGCGTGGCCCACTGTTTTGGTCTGTGTTCCTGAACGCGCTGTGCAACCTGACGTATTTCTGGTTGATCGCCCACCCTGGGAACGTGCTGGTGCTCACCAGCGTTATTTCCATAGAAAATTTCGCACTCGGATTTCTGGGTACTGCGGCAGTGGCATTCTTGTCATCCCTGGTGAATAAACAACACACCGCCACACAATACGCGCTGTTAAGTTCGCTGGTGAACTTGCCTGGCAAAGTCCTCGGCATTTTCGCTGGTGGTATCGTCGAAGCCACCAGCTACGGCACCTATTTTGTCATTGCGACACTGGCGGTGATCCCAGCGGTCGTGTTGATGTTGATGTTATGGCGGCAGATTGGGCAGAAGGATTCTACAGACGCTTCCACAAAGGACAAGAAAGAGGAAGCCTATAGCGCTACCGGCTCCGGATGACCTCGATCTTGTCACAATACTTCTCGATAGGACACAGACTGCACTTCGGTGAAGTGGGATGACAGATTGTTTGTCCCATTGCGACCAGGAGATCGTTAATTTCGATCCAATATTTGCCCGGCAGCTTGTCTCGCAAGGCCATTTCCGTCTCTTCAGGGTTTTCAGTTTCAACATAGCCCCAGCGGTTGGTGATGCGGTGCACGTGTGTGTCGACACAAATGCCCGGCTTTTGATACCCAAGGGTCACGACGAGGTTCGCGGTTTTGCGACCGACGCCTTTGAAGGTCAACAGTTCGTCAATTTCATCAGGAACACGGCCGCCATAGTGATCGACCAACTCTTGCGAGATATCGAGCACAGTCTGTGATTTGGTCTTATAGAATCCTACAGGATAGATTGCCTTTTCAATTTGGGCCTTGGTTAACGTCAGCATCTTTTGCGGGGTGTCTGCTAAGGCAAACAACCGTCGTGCCGCAGGACCAGTGGTCTCATCTTTCGTACGTAAACTCAGTAAACACGCGATGAGCACCTGATACGGGTCACGCGAAAGCGTTGCCATCTGTGTCACAACAGGTGCATTCCATGTGGCAGACTCCTGACGAAGGGTGCTCATGACTTTGTCGATAGTACGATTGGTAACCATTGTTTCCTATCCGATATTTTGTTCGGCTGCTGGCTTACGAATCGTAACGATGCCAACGTTGAGTGGCAACTTGTCCTCTCGTTCTTGTCTCTCTTCTCGCGTCCACTGTAATCCCGCGCTGTCGAGCTGACGATAAAACTCATCAGTATTGGTACGGCGTGCGTCGGAAAAAATAGCCCTCCCGTGCGAGGGAAGATGAGATTGAAGAAAGGCAACGAGCGCTGGAAACGTCGGCCGATCATAGAGGATTTCTGCGCCAAGAATAAGGGCAAACTGAACGCCAAAGGAATCACACGTGAAGTCGACTGTTCGAGCTTCAAACAGCGGGCAGTTGTTCATCTGAGCGTTCATCGTGGCAAACGCAATGGCGGCAGGTTCTTTATCAGCAAATGTCACACGCCCCCCTTTCAGGGACGCAATGACTCCGGTCACGCCAAGGCCGCAACCAAGGTCCAGGACACGCAAACCACGACAATCGACCAGTGCTTCAACATAACGAGCCAACGTCAGCGCGCCGGTCCACAGATGTGCCCAGTAAGGCGGCTCCTCGGTTTCGTCGCGTAAGAGCGCGTCGCGATCGACCCAGCGTTCAAGATCTTTGACACGGAGGAGTGTGAGCTGTTGAGCACCAATAGTGAGGTCAAACGGTTCGGTGTCGTACACGCTCTCACTCAAACGCATTCAGTCCCGTTATGTCACGCCCAATGGTCAGGCGATGAATATCCTCCGTTCCTTCGTAGGTATTCACCGTTTCCAGGTTCAACATGTGACGAATGATCGGATAGTCATCAGTGATACCGTTAGCGCCAAGAATGTCGCGCGCTAGGCGAGAGATGTGCAAAGCCATCGATACGTTGTTCATCTTGGCCATACTGACGTGTTCGGGACGCATTTTGCTGGAGTCCTTCAATCGGCCTAAACGGAGCGAAAGCAATTGCGCTTTGGTAATCTCAGTAATCATCCACACCAGTTTCGCTTGAACCAGTTGATAGCCACCAATGGGCTTTGAGAACATAACCCGATTTTTCGCGTAATCCACCGCACTCTCGTAACAGGCAATCGCTGCCCCAATCGCGCCCCAGGAAATGCCATAGCGTGCTTGCGTCAGACACATGAGTGGCGACTTAAGTCCGCCTGAACCGGGCAGTATATTCTCTTCTGGAATCCAGCAGTCCTCAAAGATCAGCTCAGAGGTGATCGAGGCGCGCATGCTAAACTTCCCCTCGATATCCTGGCGTGTGAAACCTTTGCGTTCCTTTTCTACTAAGAAACCGCGAATCGTGTCTTTGCCATTCTCTTTGAGTTTGGCCCACACGACCGCAACATCAGAGACCGAACCATTAGTAATCCAGCGTTTCGTACCGTTGAGGACAAAGCCGCCTTTTTCACGTTTTGCTCGCGTGATCATGCCACCAGGATTGGAACCGAAATCCGGCTCGGTCAAACCAAAACAGCCAATCGCCTCAGCCCGCGCCATCCTTGGGAGCCAGAAGCTTTTCTGAGCTTCGGACCCAAAGGTATAAATAGGATACATCACCAACGAGGACTGGACACTGGCGAACGAACGCAAACCACTATCGCCACGTTCGAGTTCTTGGCTCACAAGTCCGTAGGCAACGCTGTTCATGCCGGCACAACCATACTGAGTAGGAAGGGTGATCCCCAAGAAGCCAAGTTGACCGAGGCGCGGCACCAGTTCCATCGGAAAACTTCCCTCACGAAAGCTCCTCTGCACGCGTGGGAGAAATTCTTCATCGACGAAACGACGCGCAACATCGCGCACCATGCGCTCTTCTTCGCTCAACAGTTCTTCAATCTGGTAGTAGTCAGCGTTGACCATACGTCACTCCATTCTTCTTTATGAGTTAGAACCCTCTTGGTCTTCCCTCGCCACGCGGGTCAGACACCCCAGTAATCACTCCAGATTCGGGATCAACGTGAATCGCCTGGACATTGCCAAACATGTGGCGACCATCGTTGCTGGTCTCGACCGGTTTCACGGTATGCCCCATTTGCTTGAGCGCTGCGACAAGTCCCTCAGCCTCGCTTCCTTTTTGCACCTCAATTTGCAGTTCATCGGGAAACCATTGGTGGTGAATGCGCGGAGCGAACATCGCCTCTGGGAGTGACATATCGTACACAAGCGTATTCAGCAGCACTTGCCGGGTCGAGCTGATAATACGCGAGCCACCCGGACTGCCAGTGATCAAAATGACTTTACCGTGCTTCGTCACAATAGTTGGACTCATGCTGCTGAGTGGCGTCTTGCGTGGTGCGATCGTATTCGCGTCGGTGACACCGACGAGCCCAAACGCGTTGGGATTCATCGGTTGGGCGCTGAAGTCGTCCATTTCGTTGTTCAACATAATGCCAGTACCTGGGACCATCACCCCGCTGCCGAAATAGAGGTTCACCGTCTGTGTTGTAGCGACGGCATTGCCATGCGTATCGATGACAGAAAGGTGGGTGGTGCTTGTCGATTCGATCTTTCCGGCAGGCGTGGCTGGGATAGCGTTACTCGGCGTGGCTTTCGCGAGGTCGATTTTCGCTCGCTGTTCAGTGGCGTACTTTTCGGAGGAAAGCATAGTGACAGGGACATCAACGAAGTCTGGATCGCCGAGGTACTGTGCCCGATCGCGAAACGCGAGACGCAACGCTTCGGTCTGCAGATGAATCCCTTTTGGCGTATGAAAGCCTATCTCCTGCAAGGGAAATCCCGCGAGCACGTTGAGCATCTGCGTAATGAGAACGCCACCGGAGCTTGGTGGTGGCATGGCGTGAACCTGTGCGTTATGGAAGGTACTTGTCACAGGTGTCCGATAGATCACCCGATATTGGTCTAAATCCTTTTGAGTAATTAAACCGCCACGTGCTTCCATTTCCGCAACAATCGCTTTTGCGACCGCACCTGTATAGAAGCCCTTCTTGCCCTTTCGTGCAATGGTACGAAGAGTTTTTGCAAGGTCCTTCTGCACCAGCAGTTCACCTTCTGTCAGTGGACGATCATCGCGAAAATAGATTGCGCGCGTGGCTGGAGAATCGCCGAGCAGTTTGACTCTATACTGAATAGCACCAGCGAGTTGGGGATAGACTGGAAATCCCTCGTCAGCCAAGCGAATGGCTGGCGCCATCACTTTTGCGAGTGGCATCGTGCCGTACTTTTTTTGGATGTCGACCAAGCCCGCGATGAGGCCGGGGACCGCGACCGCTAGTGGCCCATTACGGCTCAGCTCGGGAACCGCTTTGCCGTCACGAATGAACATGTCATGCGTCGCCACCAGCGGGGCCCGTTCGCGAAAATCGATGGCGATCGTTTCCTTTTTCTTGGCAAGGTAGAGGAGAAAAAAGCCGCCGCCACCAATGCCAGTCGACTGAGGTCGAAGCACGCTAATCGCAAACGAGGCGGCAACAGCAGCGTCAACCGCCGTGCCTCCTTGCCGAAGCATGGCGAGTCCGGCCTCACTGGCCTGTTCACCGGCAGTGACCACCATCCCCTGACGGCCTGTGGCCACAAACGGACCGTATTTTTCTCGGTCCTGGTTTTCAGCCGCAGTGACTGGGTGTGAAAAGATGAGACAGAGAGAGAAAGACAGCCAAAGAGAGAAACAACGATACACTTTCACTTCCGCCCCCATGTTAGGTTTGTCCGGGAGTATAATCCGTAGAGACGCGACATGCTACGTCTCTCCATCGTTTCCCGTCCTCCTTTTATCTCTGGCCGCTCTTCTAATTGACTTCAAAAACCGAGCTTGTTAGGGTGCGCGACAGGAGGAACCCACTATGGCCTCGGTCAATAAAGTCATCCTTGTTGGCAATCTCGGTAAAGATCCAGAAGTTCGCTTCACCCCAAGTGGGCGTGCAGTAGCGAAGTTTCCTTTAGCGACCAAAGATAGCTGGACGGATCAAGAGAGCACCCGACAAGAGCGGACGGAGTGGCACAACATTGTCGTGTGGGGGAAGCAAGCTGAACTTTGCGGTCAATATCTTTCCAAGGGAAGACAAGCGTACATCGAAGGGGCAATCCGTTCACGCAGTTACGACGATAAAGATGGCAATAAGCGGTACGTTACCGAGATTGTGGCGCAGCGCATTCAATTTCTTGGAGGCGGGGGAGGCGGCGGCGGACGGGGCGCCGCAGCGGGAGGGGGCGTCGAAGGCTTTGATGAATTCGGCGGAGCTCCTATGCCCCCAGACGATGATGTCCCGTTCTAAATCGAACCACCGAACATTCGTACAGTTGGGGTAGCGTGTGCTGTGCGCACGCTACGCTCGCCTGCTTGAACTCCCGTGCGCACGGCGCACGCTACGGTCTCTCCGGTGACAACCCGAAGTACACCAAGCTCGCGTGATCCGATTTAGCCAGCACTCACTTCTGCAATCCCATCACGGATAACATCTTTCCCATCCGGGTTGTACGTTTCATAGGCATAGACTTTCACGCCATCGCGGTCTGGCTGAGGCCATGCTGCGGTGGTGATCTCTTGACCGGGAAGTACCGGGCGAGAGAATCGTACTCGTAAGCGACGCAAACGCCGAGGGTCACTACCGCATACACGGTCGATCATGACTTTCGAGGCGAACGCCATCGTACACAGTCCGTGGACAATTATTCCAGGCAGACCAGCAAGTTTTGCGACGTTCTCATCAACATGAATAGGATTGTAGTCACCTGACGCTTTGGCGTAGCGGTACGTCTGATCATCATCGATTTTCTGACGAACACGAAATAAGGGCTCACCCAACGATGTGGTTTCTGTGGCGAGTGGGCGTTTTTTATCGCGACTTCCTCG from the Deltaproteobacteria bacterium genome contains:
- a CDS encoding dehydratase, with translation MPLNRALVGKSYAPQDYGVTAEAILNYAHAYNEDNPWFLAVERPGGIIAPPMFGVVAGWLSIVNVVTDSDLNVDVLRLLHSEQDMQFVRPMIPGDIITSTATVAAIEEEAAGESLAIDVHCANQRTELVQTIRFTALIRGRGSRDKKRPLATETTSLGEPLFRVRQKIDDDQTYRYAKASGDYNPIHVDENVAKLAGLPGIIVHGLCTMAFASKVMIDRVCGSDPRRLRRLRVRFSRPVLPGQEITTAAWPQPDRDGVKVYAYETYNPDGKDVIRDGIAEVSAG
- a CDS encoding endonuclease III; the protein is MVTNRTIDKVMSTLRQESATWNAPVVTQMATLSRDPYQVLIACLLSLRTKDETTGPAARRLFALADTPQKMLTLTKAQIEKAIYPVGFYKTKSQTVLDISQELVDHYGGRVPDEIDELLTFKGVGRKTANLVVTLGYQKPGICVDTHVHRITNRWGYVETENPEETEMALRDKLPGKYWIEINDLLVAMGQTICHPTSPKCSLCPIEKYCDKIEVIRSR
- a CDS encoding acyl-CoA dehydrogenase, whose protein sequence is MVNADYYQIEELLSEEERMVRDVARRFVDEEFLPRVQRSFREGSFPMELVPRLGQLGFLGITLPTQYGCAGMNSVAYGLVSQELERGDSGLRSFASVQSSLVMYPIYTFGSEAQKSFWLPRMARAEAIGCFGLTEPDFGSNPGGMITRAKREKGGFVLNGTKRWITNGSVSDVAVVWAKLKENGKDTIRGFLVEKERKGFTRQDIEGKFSMRASITSELIFEDCWIPEENILPGSGGLKSPLMCLTQARYGISWGAIGAAIACYESAVDYAKNRVMFSKPIGGYQLVQAKLVWMITEITKAQLLSLRLGRLKDSSKMRPEHVSMAKMNNVSMALHISRLARDILGANGITDDYPIIRHMLNLETVNTYEGTEDIHRLTIGRDITGLNAFE
- a CDS encoding response regulator, whose product is MERRHTSTPSSGFTILVVDDQEEIRISTKYLLEREGHSVITADSGSEALSLFRSGMVHLVLGDYLMPQMNGEQLIQEIRKLDEDVKIVLQTGYSGEHPPRDMLKALAIQGYHDKSEGPDRLLLWVDVALKASVQLKKVRAAEHAGENTKLFCNTGEPCSRCTRPTSSRHGYPTWRTLPATGTEISPAMRAAY
- a CDS encoding response regulator; amino-acid sequence: MVFDNTSYTLTSTPAQMVDLLLSTFANAVHKNQELQHAYLLEEQSRQSIQRLNHQLRDSEANYRALLQSHPDGIVVVDRDNLIQFVNSTAEIMLQRPAQTLLNTKLDFPVIVNEAGEVSVLGTAAELIIAEIRVSATVWEGAPSSLMTFSDISKRKRTEDALRRAKEEAEAITQAKAEALATMSHEIRTPLNGIIGMADLLSLTPLTEEQSDFSQRIKTNAHSLLNIVNQTLDLSKIEARKLTLEVLDFDVHTTLDSVSEIFTKECTDKNIDIAIIISHDVPSMLGGDPGRLRQILTNLIGNAVKFTENGEVVIRVSVVEDTDSWALLHFAVSDTGIGIAADQIDCLFQSFTQVDASLSRKYGGTGLGLAISKQLAELMGGEIGVDSELGKGSMFWFTARFEKRPAKPVTQVPDLGAVYGAHVLVVEANPTTSATLASHLASWGITTETATTAAQALTLLNTPVEKQEPFAAAIIDQSVPDIDGFAFAQAVRARKIFNDLRLVMIPTVGQRGDGAQAHEVGIQAYLTKPLRRSQLLKCLGTVLAPAMMASEEPLPLVTRHTLAEAEQRPLVLVVDDNIDNQSVAVRFLKHLGYSADVANNGQEALEALATKTYAAALMDCQMPVMNGFTATMQIRQREGESGVHVPIIALTANPTDTNRERCLQAGMDDFLSKPLQQDTLEVILKKWTTRKPQPEPDSVIGQEWPSLPVNSQRSRILVVEDNETGQMIATRLLNSLGYKEVDIVASGQQALDAVASHPYAVVLMDYQLPEMDGVTATAYIRAYDRQQSTHTPIIALTARVGERTRSQFLGVGMDEYLIKPFTRDELRAAIEPWLQGAPAQDPAPVSRVEENLTV
- a CDS encoding single-stranded DNA-binding protein, with the translated sequence MASVNKVILVGNLGKDPEVRFTPSGRAVAKFPLATKDSWTDQESTRQERTEWHNIVVWGKQAELCGQYLSKGRQAYIEGAIRSRSYDDKDGNKRYVTEIVAQRIQFLGGGGGGGGRGAAAGGGVEGFDEFGGAPMPPDDDVPF
- a CDS encoding AmpG family muropeptide MFS transporter, whose amino-acid sequence is MFYFGFASGLPFLLVAGTLAYWLKEHGIALKEITWIASAGMTYALKFLWAPLLDNMQVPVLAKLGRRRSWLLLAQIGVVIGLVAMAWITPTYLGLFVAFTLLLAFAGATQDIAVDAYRIEIAPVEDQGALTAVYSLGYRIALVITGMVALLLADHISWSAVYQLMAVLMLLPIVANLRAREPAYVRKVSTTWRQTMQASVIEPFTDFFSRYGWQTASLLLLFILLFKVPEQALVGGIMSPFYLDMGFTKTQIGTITKLYGVWVGIAGVFAGGIAIARWGVRGPLFWSVFLNALCNLTYFWLIAHPGNVLVLTSVISIENFALGFLGTAAVAFLSSLVNKQHTATQYALLSSLVNLPGKVLGIFAGGIVEATSYGTYFVIATLAVIPAVVLMLMLWRQIGQKDSTDASTKDKKEEAYSATGSG
- a CDS encoding methyltransferase, producing the protein MRLSESVYDTEPFDLTIGAQQLTLLRVKDLERWVDRDALLRDETEEPPYWAHLWTGALTLARYVEALVDCRGLRVLDLGCGLGVTGVIASLKGGRVTFADKEPAAIAFATMNAQMNNCPLFEARTVDFTCDSFGVQFALILGAEILYDRPTFPALVAFLQSHLPSHGRAIFSDARRTNTDEFYRQLDSAGLQWTREERQEREDKLPLNVGIVTIRKPAAEQNIG
- the ggt gene encoding gamma-glutamyltransferase, which encodes MGAEVKVYRCFSLWLSFSLCLIFSHPVTAAENQDREKYGPFVATGRQGMVVTAGEQASEAGLAMLRQGGTAVDAAVAASFAISVLRPQSTGIGGGGFFLLYLAKKKETIAIDFRERAPLVATHDMFIRDGKAVPELSRNGPLAVAVPGLIAGLVDIQKKYGTMPLAKVMAPAIRLADEGFPVYPQLAGAIQYRVKLLGDSPATRAIYFRDDRPLTEGELLVQKDLAKTLRTIARKGKKGFYTGAVAKAIVAEMEARGGLITQKDLDQYRVIYRTPVTSTFHNAQVHAMPPPSSGGVLITQMLNVLAGFPLQEIGFHTPKGIHLQTEALRLAFRDRAQYLGDPDFVDVPVTMLSSEKYATEQRAKIDLAKATPSNAIPATPAGKIESTSTTHLSVIDTHGNAVATTQTVNLYFGSGVMVPGTGIMLNNEMDDFSAQPMNPNAFGLVGVTDANTIAPRKTPLSSMSPTIVTKHGKVILITGSPGGSRIISSTRQVLLNTLVYDMSLPEAMFAPRIHHQWFPDELQIEVQKGSEAEGLVAALKQMGHTVKPVETSNDGRHMFGNVQAIHVDPESGVITGVSDPRGEGRPRGF
- a CDS encoding CAP domain-containing protein — protein: MPSSFLRFHVFFLLCIVLTVRIPPSHADDSVTREHQVHDLVNAHRTAMGLAPFTYNEEVAVVARQHSQNIAKGIVGHGHAGADERGQMLLRIIPYVEFGENVGGNNHSAASTAKAAVTGWLNSPHHRENIEGNFDTTGIGIARGGSTFFFTQIFLKTQRGSRSPINTHRPQERPRIQPYTAEEEPAERPRRQQRAYVPAPEREESDPRKRPGRKRVRGGYVQDLEEDN